The DNA segment GTGTGGAGCGCGTCCGACCTGGACGTGCGAGCACGGCGGATTGCCTCCGCGCTGCGAGAGCGAGGCGCGCAAGGCGAGCGCGTGCTGCTGCTGTACCCGCCGGGGCTGGACTACATCGCGGGCTTCTTCGGCTGCTTGTACGCGGGAGCGGTGGCGGTGCCCGCGTATCCGCCGGACCCGATGCGGCTGGAGCGCACCCTGCCCCGCCTGCGCGCCATCATCCA comes from the Corallococcus exiguus genome and includes:
- a CDS encoding AMP-binding protein, which codes for MLKLAQNPSARAPLYTFLGDDGEETVWSASDLDVRARRIASALRERGAQGERVLLLYPPGLDYIAGFFGCLYAGAVAVPAYPPDPMRLERTLPRLRAII